A window from Bacteroidota bacterium encodes these proteins:
- the serA gene encoding phosphoglycerate dehydrogenase — protein MVKKIKSATSFPKEKIKILLAENVHQSAIEVFKRNGYTNIESHKGAMNEAELLQAAVHFHIVGIRSKTKLSKAFFEKANSLIAVGAFCIGTNQVDMNAATNKGVSLFNSPYSNTRSVAELTIAEAIMLMRRAIEKNAQLHQGVWNKESKNSFEIRGKTLGIIGYGHIGSQVSILAEAVGMRVLFYDVVPRMVLGNAHACKSLSELLAASDVVTLHVPSLPSTKNLIDASSIKQMKQGAKLINNARGDVADLEAVAKALQSGRLGGYATDVFPYEPESNNEKFSSPLQQLPNVILTPHIGGSTEEAQFNIGEDVAMKLVDFMDSGSSMGSLTIPELSLPLMQGTHRLLHIHRNVPGVLRDINGILSSLKVNILGQYLKTNNNVGYVVLDVDKKTSPKLISELKTVSNTIKVRNLF, from the coding sequence ATGGTTAAAAAAATCAAATCCGCTACCTCCTTTCCAAAAGAAAAAATTAAAATTCTGCTTGCCGAAAATGTACATCAATCGGCCATAGAAGTATTTAAGCGAAACGGTTATACCAACATCGAGTCGCATAAAGGAGCCATGAACGAAGCTGAGTTATTACAAGCAGCGGTGCATTTTCATATTGTCGGAATTCGCTCAAAAACAAAATTGAGTAAAGCGTTTTTCGAAAAAGCAAACTCACTAATTGCGGTTGGAGCCTTTTGCATAGGCACAAATCAGGTTGACATGAATGCTGCCACCAACAAGGGCGTATCCTTATTCAATTCGCCATACAGCAACACCCGTTCGGTAGCAGAACTTACCATAGCAGAAGCAATTATGCTGATGCGCAGGGCTATTGAAAAAAATGCACAACTACATCAGGGTGTATGGAATAAAGAAAGTAAAAACAGTTTTGAAATACGCGGAAAAACGCTGGGGATAATCGGTTATGGACATATCGGTTCGCAAGTATCCATATTGGCCGAAGCGGTTGGCATGCGTGTATTGTTTTATGATGTGGTACCACGTATGGTATTGGGCAACGCGCATGCATGCAAATCGCTTAGCGAGTTGCTTGCTGCCAGCGATGTAGTAACGCTGCATGTGCCCTCGTTACCATCAACCAAAAATCTAATTGATGCATCATCCATTAAACAAATGAAACAAGGTGCTAAATTAATTAATAATGCACGGGGCGATGTTGCCGATTTAGAAGCGGTAGCAAAGGCTTTGCAATCGGGCAGGTTGGGAGGATATGCTACTGATGTGTTCCCTTATGAACCCGAAAGTAACAATGAAAAATTTAGCAGTCCCTTGCAACAATTGCCCAATGTTATATTAACCCCTCATATAGGAGGGAGCACCGAAGAAGCGCAATTTAATATAGGCGAAGATGTGGCTATGAAACTGGTAGATTTTATGGACAGTGGCAGTAGTATGGGGTCGCTGACTATACCCGAATTAAGTTTACCATTAATGCAGGGGACACACCGCTTGTTGCATATACATCGCAATGTGCCAGGTGTGTTAAGAGATATAAATGGTATACTGTCATCGTTAAAGGTTAATATACTTGGTCAATATCTCAAAACAAATAATAACGTGGGCTATGTGGTACTTGATGTGGACAAGAAAACATCGCCTAAACTTATTAGTGAGTTAAAAACTGTTAGCAATACGATAAAAGTGAGAAATCTATTTTAA
- a CDS encoding T9SS type A sorting domain-containing protein, whose amino-acid sequence MKNLITALLLALTFYANSQCTYVAIPNSPACGSTCNGIVTFSAFGGTPPYFVNISGGPSFAFNTSFAWTTACAGNYQFVANDANGACMFLGMFTVPSVTPFNASIVNSGSNTLCPGTSATLMASPTGNGYTYQWRRNGNAIGAANAPSYTATIAGSYDVIVTNGPCTSTASPVVLTQSLLPSINIFAAGPTSFCNPGSVLLQSSAINTTTYQWLHNGLPVSNLNSHLATLPGDYLCIAINSCGSMPSNTITVTVNDVPPQPGTIAGSVNGVCNSTKTYSIAVVPTATSYTWIPPTGASIMSGQGTTSVSVLFNNNYATKQLQVGAHNGCGPSTLRNKTISGAPATPGAISGPNSVCKKQLAIYSISNVAGASTYTWSVPPGAVIKNGQGTKTMKVRFGTVGGNISVVANNTCGTSGANSLAVAMPCRLSEEDELNQSTITVYPNPAADFINFESTGESEVVTITIYDVFGKFIFTGTINVTEPFDLKSYNNGMYVYQLVDGPSTTTGRFCIAR is encoded by the coding sequence ATGAAAAATTTAATTACTGCGCTATTGCTTGCATTAACCTTTTATGCCAATAGCCAATGTACGTACGTTGCTATCCCCAATTCACCTGCATGTGGCAGCACTTGCAATGGGATTGTTACTTTTAGTGCATTTGGTGGTACCCCGCCATATTTTGTAAATATCAGCGGTGGGCCGTCATTTGCATTCAACACTTCCTTTGCATGGACTACAGCATGTGCCGGCAATTACCAATTTGTTGCAAATGATGCTAATGGTGCTTGTATGTTTTTGGGAATGTTTACCGTGCCTTCGGTAACACCGTTCAATGCCTCAATTGTAAACAGTGGCAGCAACACGCTCTGTCCTGGCACCTCGGCTACACTCATGGCCTCTCCTACGGGAAATGGATACACATATCAATGGCGAAGAAACGGCAATGCAATAGGTGCTGCCAACGCTCCATCTTATACAGCTACTATAGCCGGTTCTTATGATGTTATTGTAACAAATGGGCCATGCACATCTACTGCATCACCTGTAGTACTTACGCAAAGTCTTTTACCATCCATTAACATTTTTGCGGCAGGCCCCACATCCTTTTGTAATCCCGGTTCGGTGCTATTACAATCTTCTGCTATTAACACCACTACGTATCAATGGTTGCATAATGGCTTGCCGGTAAGCAACCTCAACTCTCATTTAGCAACATTGCCGGGAGATTATCTTTGTATAGCCATCAATAGTTGTGGCTCCATGCCAAGTAATACGATAACGGTAACAGTAAACGATGTGCCTCCTCAACCCGGAACAATTGCCGGTTCGGTAAACGGGGTTTGTAATTCAACAAAAACATACAGCATTGCAGTAGTGCCAACAGCAACATCGTATACCTGGATTCCTCCAACTGGAGCTTCTATAATGAGCGGTCAAGGAACAACATCTGTTAGTGTTTTGTTTAATAATAATTATGCAACCAAGCAACTGCAGGTTGGTGCCCATAACGGCTGCGGACCAAGCACACTACGCAACAAAACAATATCAGGTGCACCGGCAACACCGGGAGCTATTTCGGGACCTAATTCGGTGTGTAAAAAACAATTGGCAATTTATTCTATTTCGAATGTGGCAGGAGCAAGTACCTATACCTGGTCGGTGCCACCGGGTGCCGTTATTAAAAACGGGCAAGGCACAAAAACTATGAAAGTTCGTTTTGGTACGGTGGGTGGAAATATTTCGGTAGTAGCCAATAACACTTGCGGCACAAGCGGTGCAAACTCGCTTGCTGTAGCTATGCCTTGCCGCCTTAGCGAAGAAGATGAATTAAATCAATCAACCATAACCGTATATCCAAACCCCGCTGCGGATTTCATAAATTTTGAAAGCACCGGTGAAAGCGAAGTTGTAACGATTACTATATATGATGTGTTTGGTAAATTTATTTTTACAGGAACCATAAATGTAACCGAGCCCTTTGACTTGAAAAGTTACAACAACGGAATGTACGTGTACCAATTGGTTGATGGACCAAGCACCACCACCGGCAGGTTTTGCATTGCACGATAA
- a CDS encoding glutathione peroxidase, giving the protein MLRITSFILILFLISNNGNAQGQQNFHSFSGVTILGDTISFSQWYGKKLLVVNTASFCGFTPQFAALQALDSTYDANNFEVIGFPCNDFGAQDPGEDSTILNFCTGVFGVKFQMMSKAGIALPDTAPWYKWLQWQYLNGVADAQVSWNFHKFCIDEVGNWVAHHPSTTLPFDTAIVNWILTPPVNLSLQELNPFFDVKINSIDNAGQIILDINSANNHEAKISLIDMSGRVLNTDDYFISRGVSTIKINASIKSRLFLIMVTTNQNAKVLKAVRF; this is encoded by the coding sequence ATGCTAAGAATTACCTCTTTCATTTTAATCTTGTTTCTGATTTCTAATAATGGAAATGCGCAAGGCCAACAAAATTTCCACAGCTTTAGCGGGGTTACAATTTTGGGTGATACCATTTCTTTTTCGCAGTGGTATGGCAAAAAACTATTAGTAGTAAACACCGCCTCTTTTTGTGGGTTTACTCCGCAGTTTGCAGCCCTTCAGGCATTAGATTCAACGTATGATGCCAACAATTTTGAGGTAATCGGTTTTCCTTGTAACGATTTTGGCGCACAAGACCCGGGTGAGGATAGCACTATTTTAAATTTTTGCACCGGGGTATTTGGTGTAAAATTTCAGATGATGAGTAAGGCAGGAATTGCCTTACCGGATACTGCTCCTTGGTATAAATGGTTGCAATGGCAGTACCTTAATGGCGTAGCTGATGCTCAGGTATCGTGGAATTTTCATAAGTTTTGCATTGATGAGGTTGGTAATTGGGTGGCTCATCATCCTTCAACTACTTTACCTTTTGACACCGCTATTGTAAATTGGATTTTGACCCCACCTGTAAACCTCAGTTTACAAGAGTTAAATCCTTTTTTTGATGTGAAAATTAATTCGATTGATAATGCAGGCCAAATAATACTTGATATAAATTCTGCAAATAACCATGAAGCAAAAATTTCTTTGATAGATATGTCGGGAAGGGTTTTGAATACAGATGATTATTTTATTAGCCGGGGCGTATCTACCATTAAAATAAATGCGAGCATTAAGAGCAGGTTGTTTCTTATTATGGTAACTACCAATCAAAATGCAAAGGTGCTTAAGGCAGTAAGGTTCTAG
- a CDS encoding Zn-dependent protease yields MKILFATLCVCFCCFSCDVTKNTSTCIILQPYDQFSKAELKYVQKQFQQFFPCVTIGESIPLPTQAYLAARNRYRADSLISLLAKKYFRDTVVIGFTNYDISTTKGDVTDWGVMGLGFRPGNACVVSTFRLTKKNRTEQLVKVALHEYGHTRGLPHCPETSCLMRDAEGGNPLDDEKDFCTNCKKLLRIKQDIN; encoded by the coding sequence ATGAAAATTCTATTTGCAACACTTTGCGTTTGTTTTTGTTGCTTCAGTTGTGATGTAACTAAAAACACTTCGACATGTATCATACTGCAACCTTATGATCAATTTAGTAAGGCAGAATTAAAATATGTACAAAAACAATTTCAGCAGTTTTTTCCATGTGTTACTATTGGCGAATCAATCCCCTTACCAACACAAGCTTACCTGGCGGCCCGCAACCGATATCGTGCCGATAGTTTAATAAGCTTGTTAGCTAAGAAATATTTTAGAGATACGGTTGTAATTGGCTTTACCAATTACGACATAAGCACTACGAAGGGCGATGTGACTGATTGGGGTGTGATGGGCTTAGGATTTAGGCCGGGCAATGCTTGCGTTGTTTCTACTTTCAGACTAACCAAAAAAAACCGTACAGAGCAGTTGGTTAAAGTAGCCTTACACGAGTATGGCCACACCAGAGGCTTGCCACATTGTCCTGAAACTTCATGCTTAATGCGCGATGCCGAGGGCGGCAATCCATTGGACGATGAAAAAGACTTTTGCACCAACTGCAAAAAATTATTACGCATAAAACAGGATATAAATTGA